In Alnus glutinosa chromosome 7, dhAlnGlut1.1, whole genome shotgun sequence, the sequence ttaaaaaaattcactacaaaacaaaacttttttacttttctatacaatttctttttactttatatcacatttatcacttCCAACTCCCACTACTAATTCCccttcccttaccaaacaaggccagtATGACAAGGGCACTCCAATAAGATCTGACACATTTATGAAAATCCTCATACTTCCATGAATATAGTATCAAACAGGTGAGTTTTGTTTATTACACATCCACAGGTAGAAGTGGAAGCAAACCTCAAATTGTTCAAGACTTCGATACATTCCTTCATGAAGTTTAGCCCTCATGGTGCCAAAATCCATAGGCTCTTCAATGATTTCGTAGTAATCTTCAACCTTGTAAGAACACAAATCTCCATCAAAATAGCTAatgagaaatgaaaaataaaatggccCATGATATAAGATGATGAAAGTGATGACCAGATACATACCTCATTTGGGTCAACTGGTTCAGCAAATATCTCATGGGTATCCCTCCTAAAACGTACAAAGAATGTATCTCAATATAAGCAAGCAAGGAATCAGgaatttataatataaatattcttGTGTACCATATGTTATTGACACTTTGCCATACTCAATTGATGCAAGACCTTTGCTCATCACCTTAAAGAATGCACTaaaagataaggaaaaaaaatgctactAAATGAATAAGCACCTTTGTAATATGTCGAGGATAAGCTCAAGAACACGTTTTTCTGGCATCCATGGCGCAGATGGCACACGGAATGGTAGACCTGATTCAAGAAGTACTTATATTATGGATGAAGCTTTTACCATCACAAATAATAAATTGGTGGTTCTGTGATTTCCAATATCAACACAGAAATAAACTAACTGGTTTTGGTAGCATGATATTCATGTCTTGGGCTATCTTCACTCCGCCCAACAACTGGTTGATCTGATATGGGAAACAAAACCGTGAAAGAAATCCAGGTGTAGTTAATTTACAATTATAACTCCTATGAAGCAAAAAGACTCACCATTCTTGGAATCCTGATCCTCATAATTGGGTTTTCTGCCACCCTGCATGTCATTTTGAATGGGGAAGTTGAAAACAAAACTTGAGAACAAAGTTGGTGATTAATATTATCAACACAACCACCTGATTAAAGACCAAAAACAAGCACAGCTTCAACACTGAACCATGACTAACTACTGACTTGCAAACACTTGGAACGAATCTTCACTTTGTAAAGTCAGTTCATTGCATTAGTGTTAATGCTTTGTGAGTCATGCCTTCGAAATTTAAACCCGGAAAAAGCAATGTTGATAGCATCCATAAGAATGAGCTCCAATTCTCATTGTAAAATTACTatacgtgaaaaaaaaaacaaaaaaaaaaaacaaatattgacAGAACCCGTCAAAGAAGAGCCAACTATGGTACCCTTTTTAAATTAGACCCCCCATCCCCATGCATACTTTCCCTTTTCCCAAAACCCAGATTAAAAAGCGCATCATAACCAGTTGACATTTTCTTGTTGCAACACCATTTCCTAACAACCTTGTGAGAAATGGCAATAGTTAAATATTTTggggaaaatataaaaaaagaaaagaaaaaagtagacCTTTTGTATTCGGGTTGAAAGAGAAGTAGCCGCAACTTCTTGAACTGGTCTgagttttatcttttttctatcCCTTGTCTGGAAGGTTGGTTCCTGACCGTTGCCCATTTCCTGTGCACTTGTAGCAAGAGCCCCGCCACTAGCTCTAGCACTACTAGTACTAGCAGTTGTTTTTTGCGATATCCGCGGGCTCCTCCTGTGGCCCTCCCTCCATATTGACTTTTGCAATTTTCCTCTACATTATATAATGTTATACAGCAGAAATTAACCCACATTCTCAGATTTTACtattattcaaccaaaaaaaaaaatgaaaaagaaactcACCTTGACATTCGTAATGATTGAAGAGAACGACAGTACACTTTCTGTTTGGCTCTTTGAaattagaaaaaggaaaataaggggaagaaaaaaaaaaaaaaagcaaagagaagaagaaatggagGTGAAGAGGGGTGATCCGGTGATCCTTTAGCTTTATAGGGATTAGGGGGAAGAAGAGCTGGAAACAAATGAGGTAAATGAGGAGGAATGGAAGAGATACACACAGCTAAGaaaatgggtttgatttctgTTTATGAGAGATATGAAAATCCCAGACAaggaaaaaacattaaaacctcCATAAAAATCTTAGCTTTAACGTTTAATCGGCTTCCAAGTATTAATGGGTGCAGACCAGATGGATTAGGATGGTGTAAAAACTTGTTTATTTGGATGGAGCCTGGAGGTGTGGTGGTCAAAAACATTTGAGACCAACATCATCTACTCTGCTGCAGAATCCCATGGGGGTCACATCAGAAGGAACATCCAACATCACGCGCTCCCAAAGGGCGTTTACCAACGCTCGCTGCAATAACTAATAAGCAGAGGTCCTTGAGGGGGCCGGGCCGGCAAGCTGGGATGGCCCAAATGCAATACGGATCCAACAAATAATTCATGGGtattaataagacaaaaacattcttataaattcgaaagaaaaaaaaattttgttttaaaaaataaataaaaataaaatgatctccttggtttttttttttttaaaaaaaaaaaaattaaaatatatatatatactttttcagtttttagaaaaaaatattgattgtcttagttttttttttttttttttttttttaattttaataattttatgaagggtattttttgtcatttgagggaacattgacattgttttggtagtttagtgGGGAGATTGACAATTGGTAGTTTTTGGAGAGAATATTGACAATTGGGGCAGTAATTTGTGCggaatatatgtattttttctttttatttcacaattgtTGTTTCTGAAGCCTCTTTACCTCTGGGGGCTACGGTTTTATTTTGAGAGTTGGGGCAGCAAAGAGTATAATTGGAAGGCGATGCTTTTTAGGTAGTTCAAGCGTTGCGCAGAAATGATATGAACTGGAGTACGTATGGTAGTATGGTACCTCATTGATGATACTCAAGGTGCATTGAATTATCTACAACAATATAAGATTAGTCATGTAAAACGCAATGACAACGAAGTGGCCCACCGACTTGCAAAAAAAAGTTCATTCTTAACAATGAGCATGCATGTCATTTAGAAGAAATTTCCTTGTGTGTCTTGGATATTACACCGTACTTAATTGATTTATATCTTTGAAATGctggactcttttttttttaaataaaaaaagacataTTTTAGTAGTTTATGggagacattaacacaattaataatttatgagTGATATTGATGATGAGGTGATTGTTGAAAGGATAAAtgtatttccatttttttttttttttttgtaaattgtaCTTTTGCCTTTAActtattttgttaataattttagtttatttggtAAAGAGATTTAAGTTGACCTAAAAAGTGTTCTAATCCGGCCAGtaaatttggacaaaaattagctacaaaccgGTTTAATAAGCTAACAAGTGTCATAAAATATGTGAGATATACATGATTTTTAATAAACTTTAAAGGTATTAACTTcccgtttgttttttttttcttttcttaaacctttcttcttctaatataatctctcaaataaatttaacttttaattctTCTAacccatttttcttcttctcttcttcttcttattccaatttttcttttttttaacccctttcttctttgttcatttttttttcccattctTCTAACTCTTTTTCTTCGTTTCTTTTACAAGTTTTCTTTCCAATTAATTGGATTTCACATTATGCGGAAGTGAAATAAAATTAGGACAAAAACTGTTCTGTTTAGGACaaaaaactagaagaaaaaaataggaaaaaatttGCTCCGTTTaggacaaaaataaataaataaattagaaccTGCCGGACTGTCctaatcgaaaaaaaaaaaaaaaaaaaaaaaaacttgggaaaaaaaatccCTCACAAATAAACCTGCTCACCATAGAAAGCCAAcacacattgaaaaaaaaaaaaaaaacgaaccTGCTagaaagaaaaggacaaaaattagctaaaAAAAGGAATATTCATGGCATAAAAGAACCATAAAATAAACTTGTTACGAACCATCAAGAACATgttgtgaagaaaaaaattggaaaaaaataaaaaataaaagggaagaaGGGTTAGAACTCATCTACTGGTCTTTTCCTCCCTCCATTGTGTTCACCATGTATTTTGGTTCGGTTCTTGGATTAGAATTTTTGATTCCAGATCTACGATCCTCTGCCACTATCTACAGGGCACGCGCCTCTCTATCAACTTCGCTATCACCCTCCGCCTCCACCGATATCAGAAGCTGTTCCACCGGCCTCCCGCGTATCGGAGCGTGGTGTGCACGCGCCGGTGTGTAAAGAGACAGATCCGGCTGTCCCCCTTCCCCCGCCTCTGTTGTTGGTGGTCTAGAGCCGTTCGTGGTGTTAGCCGATGGAGAGAGGTCCTCCAGAGTAGGCGCGTGGTCTACAGGCGTCATCTCCGAGGACTCCCAGTTCCTGCCCCACCGCCGTTTAGATGCTGTTGTTATGTtgttgttgtgatttttttcCATCTTTTGTATTTCTGGGCATTTAAATTTCTGTTGTAtgttctataggattttctgttgtatattCTGTTGTGATCTCTGTAATGGTTACCCACGTGGTGTTTGGATCCTATGGTTCTTGCATCCACCCTTTATCACCTTAACTGGTGTCACAGGTTTTTAGCATCTGTGTCAAGGCTTAATAGGCCAGCATGTTCAGAAACATTACTTCCGCGtattttcattcttagtttTTTTATGTTCAGGGTTGCTCTGCCctagttaatttaatttcttttcacgtatctaaaaaaaaaaaaaaaaaagaaaaaagaaaaggggggggGCGGGGTGGGTGCGAGTTGTCGTTGGGTGTGGGACGCAGTGTCGGGCAAGGTGGGAAGTAACTTGACATCTCCTCATGGTATTTGGTTTGGAGAAATTgtgaaaaggaaagagagagagagagagagagagagcagctGACTGGCGGAGTACGTTGAAGGGGTCTTTTCCTTTGAGCATTCAAAGTCTTGTACAAAagcctctttctctctcccttcgAATCTGTGTTCATTAACCCTAAAGCCTTGCTCTTGAATTTCAATTCCTGggttttctttatattttcctacttttttttgttttctcaacCTCATCCGCGGCTGAAGACCGATTGGATAAGACCCCTTTTTTTGCGTCTACGTTAGTGGAACAACATGTGGTAGTTTCTCAAAGATCGAAGCCAATCCATTCCCGTATTATCCTTTTCCCGGTAATCATATTTACTCCCTTACCATGCTCGTCTATTCTGATTTCTGATTACTGCTAATCTGGGTATTGCTCAATTTTCGTTTCTCTTACGTCTTTCAGCTTCGGATGCGATGATTGTTTTATATAGTAGATCACATATGAAAACCACACATTTCACCCTTTCTTTTTGCGTATTAACTGGTATGAGATTTTGTAAATTTCGTATAAATGACTGGATTTTCCAGttgttaaaaagaaagaaaaattgggTTCTTCTGTACTAAAATGAAGTAGCCGTGGAAGCACTCCCAATTGGGTGTCATAATTATTGATAATACAACAGTTTAGGTGAAAAACAACTAGTAAGTAAAGGTTGTCATTGTGTGCTTCTTTCCTTCTACCACTCTTGGCATGCCTTTGCAGGCAAGATCTAGTCCATTTCACAGCAGTATGGAATCTGCCCATGAAATGGTTCAAGCATTACATTATTGAGTGCATAGCATTTTGTTAGTATAAGGAGGAACAATGTCTGGGGCTTGGGTTTGGGCTGGTGCCCTTTGAATAAAGCTGTATCACTTAGGTTGCTGCATACCTACAGTTTTGTTTGGAGGGAATGGGGGAGGTGATGAGTAGATAAGTTGGAGAAAGGTTtctaaaatcatttttcaatctTACTTCGATAATGAAAACATTATGTTTTGGTATTGCCTTCCCTTTTATTTTCTCCACTCTTTGACTTGTGCTCCTAGTTTTATTTATGTTTCCTGGCCGTTACTCAGCCCTATTTGTCTTCAGTTACGCAATGATTATTTCTCACCACTTCCTTACTTTTTTGGCCTTTGTCCAGTTTCAAATGGATGCAGACTCACCAAGAATCTCAGAACAATTTCCCTGGTCCACTGCCCATGGCCGCGTGGATAGTGGTTTGGTTGTTGGCCGTTCTGTCCAACCAGCAACATGTTCTTTGTGCCGAAGAATCCTTTCTCCTGAAAACGAGGCAAGTGGTGATCTGGAAACTATTGGTTTATGTGGGGACTGTAAATTCTTATTTCTTGAAGATCATGGGACTCCCATGCAAGACTCATATCAGTATAGGACACCTCGAGGAAGAAGAACCAGGTACAGCAGTTCCGAATCTGTTGAAAACCTCTTCTCACAAGAATTTTCCCATATGATTAATCTGGCAAGGCTAAATCAACCAACTGCTAGTTATGAAGATCAACATCTAGATGGTGATGCTACGACAATGTTATTGCAGCGCTCAAGTTCCCGTTCTACCGCAAGTGGATCTAGAAGATGGCGGCGAGTACTCTCTGACACTGACAGTGATGGTTTTGATCATCAGGATTCTTTTTATGGAGAGAGTGAATCAAATGTTAGTTTTGGTCAGTATGGGCCTTTTCATGGTGAGGGCGATGCCATTTCTTTTAGTGCCTATGGAGGGGACTCTGATGCTTCTGTAGGAGGACATAGTTTCCTCGATCCAGAAATGTTACATAGTTTCCTGGATCCAGAAATGCTTGCTCAACCAGATGAGGGGAGTATTTTTGATAGTGATACAGATATTGATCCAATGCATGCCGGCCTCAACCAATGGGACtcggaagaagaagaagaagaagaagaagaagaagaagaaggtgagtGGGAAGAAGCTGATGCTGAGGAAGACGTGGTTGAATCTGTGGAAGCAGGAGGTCGACTTCAAAATTTTCTCAGTTCTGAGGATACAATTAGTTGGGGACTCAGGGAAGGTAGACAGACAATTTTTCGTACTATCTTTGCTGACTTGGATGAAGTAGAGTTACTGCCTTATGTCAGGAATTCTGGGGATTATCTTGATGCAAGAGGCTTTGAAGAACTGCTTGCACGTCTTGCTGAGACTGACAGCTCGAGACGAGGAGCACCTCCTGCAGCCATGTCTTTTGTGAATAGTCTGCCTCGAGTGGTCATTAATGAGCAACATGAGAAGCATGAAGGCTTGGCATGTGCAATATGCAAGGAAGTGTTACACATTGGCACTGAAGTAAATCAGCTTCCATGCTTTCACCTCTATCACCCTTCCTGTATCTTGCCATGGTTGAGCACACGAAATTCGTGCCCCCTTTGTCGGTATGAGCTTCCTACTGATGACAAAGATTATGAGGAGGGGAAGCTGAACCATAACGGTATCATGGAAATCCATGAAATCCAGCGGGAAAATGTCAGCGAGGACAGTTCCTCTGATGTCTTTGATGGAGCTGGATCAGATGAAGAGTGTGAATTTAATCAAGGGAGAACAGAACAACGAGGGCTGTTAGATGTGGATCCTCCTAATATCTCTGGCAGAGAGGGTGGCAGAGGGAGATGGCTTTTTCTTGCTGCTGCTCCAATTGTTGGTCTCATGGGGATTGTGCTTGTATGGTGGTTGGGCAATCCTCTAATTCAGGGAAGAGG encodes:
- the LOC133872965 gene encoding uncharacterized protein LOC133872965 translates to MDADSPRISEQFPWSTAHGRVDSGLVVGRSVQPATCSLCRRILSPENEASGDLETIGLCGDCKFLFLEDHGTPMQDSYQYRTPRGRRTRYSSSESVENLFSQEFSHMINLARLNQPTASYEDQHLDGDATTMLLQRSSSRSTASGSRRWRRVLSDTDSDGFDHQDSFYGESESNVSFGQYGPFHGEGDAISFSAYGGDSDASVGGHSFLDPEMLHSFLDPEMLAQPDEGSIFDSDTDIDPMHAGLNQWDSEEEEEEEEEEEEGEWEEADAEEDVVESVEAGGRLQNFLSSEDTISWGLREGRQTIFRTIFADLDEVELLPYVRNSGDYLDARGFEELLARLAETDSSRRGAPPAAMSFVNSLPRVVINEQHEKHEGLACAICKEVLHIGTEVNQLPCFHLYHPSCILPWLSTRNSCPLCRYELPTDDKDYEEGKLNHNGIMEIHEIQRENVSEDSSSDVFDGAGSDEECEFNQGRTEQRGLLDVDPPNISGREGGRGRWLFLAAAPIVGLMGIVLVWWLGNPLIQGRGPTSQCSFTEQDHRQSISAPSPSQRENRSRRWWSLF